A genomic window from Brassica oleracea var. oleracea cultivar TO1000 chromosome C8, BOL, whole genome shotgun sequence includes:
- the LOC106312389 gene encoding glutamic acid-rich protein-like, with protein sequence MAKIRWTRKKRTKQLKDITSPVKEVPEVEVEIPKSIEKENEDEANSAEDEAKENEDEVKENEVNSDADEENENKVNPVENEENEQEANSVDNEVVENEDDAVEEEESSKEEEANVDENEVEENEENSGEEEEETNSGEHEVEEEEHENINSENNPPVEDV encoded by the coding sequence ATGGCGAAGATACGATGGACTAGGAAGAAGAGAACGAAACAACTGAAGGACATAACTTCTCCAGTAAAAGAAGTTCCAGAGGTTGAGGTTGAGATTCCGAAGTCAATTGAGAAAGAGAACGAGGACGAGGCGAACTCTGCTGAAGATGAGGCGAAGGAGAACGAAGACGAGGTGAAGGAGAACGAGGTGAACTCTGATGCAGATGAGGAGAACGAGAACAAGGTGAACCCTGTTGAAAATGAAGAGAACGAGCAGGAGGCGAACTCGGTTGATAATGAAGTAGTAGAAAATGAAGACGACGCAGTAGAAGAGGAAGAGAGCTCAAAGGAAGAAGAGGCAAATGTGGATGAAAATGAAGTAGAAGAGAATGAGGAGAACTCAGGAGAAGAGGAAGAGGAGACGAATTCAGGTGAACATGAAGTAGAAGAAGAAGAACATGAAAACATCAACTCTGAGAATAATCCTCCTGTTGAAGATGTGTAG
- the LOC106308541 gene encoding uncharacterized protein At3g43530-like has product MKGFPLSKINKELGDTKEIENILSVSEEEQILLARITKPEDISDNDDLIVESWMKRLARGYVERFEDMFEEDVAARQAPPPQNGGNETGATTNEAEENTVKINELLDVFNSFKEDMGERMKRVEEKVGEFDLRLAASEDYVQEQIVAMYAAREEDDNSQRPKKRPKRD; this is encoded by the exons ATGAAGGGATTTCCCCTATCGAAAATAAATAAAGAACTTGGTGATACTAAG GAAATTGAGAACATCTTGTCTGTTTCCGAAGAGGAACAAATTCTACTAGCTCGGATAACAAAACCAGAGGATATCAGTGATAATGATGACTTGATTGTCGAGAGTTGGATGAAGAGGCTGGCTCGTGGATATGTTGAAAGGTTTGAAGATATGTTTGAGGAGGATGTGGCTGCCCGACAAGCCCCTCCCCCTCAAAATGGTGGAAACGAGACAGGAGCCACCACCAATGAAGCAGAAGAGAACACGGTGAAGATAAATGAACTGTTAGACGTCTTTAACAGCTTCAAAGAAGATATGGGAGAGCGGATGAAGAGGGTTGAGGAAAAGGTGGGAGAGTTTGACCTAAGACTCGCTGCCTCAGAAGATTATGTTCAAGAGCAGATTGTGGCTATGTATGCGGCTAGGGAGGAAGACGACAACTCGCAGAGGCCAAAGAAGAGACCAAAGAGGGACTGA
- the LOC106312388 gene encoding fructose-1,6-bisphosphatase, cytosolic yields MDHEADAYRTDLMTITRFVLNEQSKYPESRGDFTILLSNIVLGCKFVCSAVNKAGLAKLIGLAGETNIQGEEQKKLDVLSNDVFVKALVSSGRTSVLVSEEDEEATLVESSKRGKYCVVFDPLDGSSNIDCGVSIGTIFGIYTMSHNDEPTTEDVLKPGNEMVAAGYCMYGSSCMLVLSTGTGVNGFTLDPSLGEFILTHPDIKIPKKGNIYSVNEGNAQNWDGPTTKYVEKCKFPKDGSPAKSLRYVGSMVADVHRTLLYGGIFLYPADKKSPNGKLRVLYEVFPMSFLMEQAGGQAFTGKKRALDLVPEKIHERSPIFLGSYEDVEEIKALYAAEE; encoded by the exons ATGGATCACGAAGCAGATGCATACCGTACGGATTTGATGACCATCACGAGGTTCGTGCTGAATGAGCAATCAAAGTACCCAGAGTCTCGTGGGGATTTCACCATTTTGCTAAGCAACATCGTTTTGGGATGCAAATTCGTCTGCAGTGCTGTCAACAAG GCTGGTTTGGCCAAGCTTATTGGACTTGCTGGGGAAACAAATATCCAG GGTGAAGAGCAAAAGAAACTCGATGTGCTCTCCAACGATGTCTTTGTCAAAGCTTTGGTTAGCAGTGGCAGAACC TCTGTTCTTGTCTCAGAAGAAGATGAGGAAGCTACGTTAGTGGAGTCATCCAAGCGTGGAAA GTACTGTGTTGTTTTTGATCCACTTGATGGATCCTCAAACATCGACTGTGGTGTCTCCATTGGAACC ATCTTTGGGATTTACACAATGAGCCACAATGATGAGCCAACTACTGAAGATGTCTTGAAACCTGGGAATGAAATGGTTGCAGCGGGTTACTGTATGTACGGAAGCTCCTGCATG CTTGTGTTGAGCACTGGAACCGGTGTCAATGGATTTACCCTGGACCCATCTCTAGGAGAGTTCATATTAACTCACCCGGACATTAAG ATTCCGAAAAAGGGAAACATCTATTCAGTGAATGAAGGCAATGCTCAGAACTGGGATGGTCCAACCACAAAGTATGTAGAGAAATGCAAGTTTCCTAAAGATGGTTCTCCCGCTAAGTCTCTGAGATATGTGGGAAG TATGGTAGCCGATGTTCATCGCACACTGCTTTATGGAGGAATCTTCTTGTACCCGGCTGACAAGAAAAGCCCCAATGGGAAACTGCG TGTTCTGTATGAAGTCTTCCCGATGTCGTTCTTGATGGAGCAAGCCGGAGGACAGGCCTTCACTGGCAAGAAAAGG GCGCTAGACCTTGTGCCGGAGAAGATCCATGAGCGTTCTCCAATATTTCTTGGTAGCTACGAAGATGTAGAGGAGATTAAGGCTCTGTATGCTGCAGAGGAATAG
- the LOC106312390 gene encoding protein RALF-like 31 — MLHSVTLVLLSILFLQTHFPISDAIAEIDAMLARNSLIGEDEELMPSEISRRVLMAQKRYIGYETLRRDMVPCQKPGASYYDCRSGQANSYNRGCETITRCARDTSDITT, encoded by the coding sequence ATGTTGCACTCTGTTACTTTAGTACTTTTATCCATTCTTTTCCTCCAAACCCACTTCCCAATCTCCGATGCCATCGCTGAGATCGACGCGATGCTGGCCCGGAACAGCCTCATCGGAGAAGATGAAGAGCTAATGCCCTCGGAGATCAGCCGGAGAGTTCTTATGGCTCAGAAACGGTACATCGGATACGAAACCCTAAGGAGGGACATGGTTCCTTGTCAGAAACCAGGCGCCTCGTACTACGATTGCCGATCCGGACAAGCTAATTCTTACAACAGAGGCTGTGAGACCATTACAAGGTGTGCCAGAGACACCAGTGACATCACCACTTGA
- the LOC106308540 gene encoding uncharacterized protein At3g43530-like: MKKEKEKKEVPVELQTRKVLDSVDVALKPLGMYFPPSEYRKKIKISTRCFITDVMDTLKELDPPMTTAEKSWFENHLQFKHIFHMPQAGNHKVMGMWILLLRTAHITKEKEAWFVVNGCPIRYGIREHALISGLNCRNYPLNYKVTRGTKFVRKCFGGGIIRYQDMKAKVLEGMEPSHDRLRLLVLYFLSSVICGQTKTGKDAPSVEPFLLRAVDDLNLCKTFPWGRLSFDYMLKEISHTMSHFKGEVKEGVIFRVFVFQWRLVS; the protein is encoded by the exons ATGAAGAAGGAGAAAGAGAAGAAGGAAGTACCGGTCGAACTTCAAACGAGGAAAGTGTTA GATTCCGTCGATGTGGCGCTAAAACCATTGGGCATGTACTTCCCACCGTCTGAGTATAGGAAGAAGATCAAGATATCTACTAGGTGTTTTATTACTGATGTAATGGATACCCTAAAAGAACTAGACCCTCCGATGACTACGGCGGAGAAGAGTTGGTTTGAGAATCATCTGCAGTTCAAACACATATTCCACATGCCACAGGCTGGAAACCACAAGGTTATGGGCATGTGGATACTCCTCCTCCGAACCGCACACATTACAAAGGAAAAAGAGGCATGGTTTGTCGTGAATGGATGTCCCATTCGCTATGGTATTAGAGAACATGCTTTGATATCTGGATTGAACTGTCGAAACTATCCATTGAACTACAAGGTAACCAGAGGCACGAAGTTTGTGAGGAAATGTTTTGGCGGTGGAATAATAAGATATCAAGACATGAAAGCAAAAGTTCTTGAGGGAATGGAACCTTCTCATGATAGGTTGAGGCTGTTGGTCTTGTATTTCCTATCGAGTGTTATTTGTGGGCAGACAAAGACCGGTAAGGACGCCCCTTCCGTGGAGCCATTCTTGCTGAGAGCAGTTGATGATCTCAACTTATGTAAAACGTTCCCTTGGGGTAGATTATCCTTTGATTACATGTTGAAGGAGATTTCACACACCATGAGTCATTTTAAAGGGGAGGTGAAAGAAGGTGTGATATTCCGGGTTTTTGTATTCCAATGGAGGTTAGTCTCTTAA